The window ttgaccataaaatgcatgaaaatgaccgtgaagtaaagggaattgaccgtgaaatgcatggaaatgacctggAAGTGAAACGAAATcaccggaattaaccgtgaaatgcatggaaatgaccgtgaagtgaagcgaaatcgctggaattgattatgaaatgcatggaaatgactgtgaagtgaaggggaattgaccgtgaaatgaattgagttgactgtgaagtgaaggggaatcgtcataattgaccgtgaaatgcatagaattgaccatgaaatgcatcgaaatgaccgtgaagtgaagtggaatcactggaattgaccgtgaaatacacggaaatgaccatgaactgaaggtaattgaccgtgaaatgcatggaattgactgtgaagtgaagggaaatgaccgtgaaatgcatggaaatgatcgtgaagtgaaggaaattgaccgtgaaatgtatggaaatgaccgtgaagtgaagcgaaatcgctggaattgaccgtgaaatgcatggaaatgaccgtgaagtgaagggaattgaccatgaaatgcatggaaatgaccgtgaagtgaagggaattgaccgtgaaatggatggaaatgaccatgaggtgaaggggaatcgccgtaattgactatgaaatgcatgaaattgactgtgaagtaaagggaattgaccttgaaatgcatggaattgaccgtgaagtgaagtggaattgccggaattgaccttgaaatgcatggaaatgaccgtgaagtgaaggtaattgaccgtgaaatgcatggaattgaccgtgaagtgaagggaaatgacagtgaaatgcatggaaatgaccgtgaaatgcatggaaatgaccgtgaagtgaagggaattgattgtgaaatgcatgaaaatgaccgtgaagtgagcggaatcactggaattgaccgtgaaatgctcggaaatgactgtgaagtaaagggaattgactgtgaaatacatagAAATGGCCGTGATGTGAAGGcacttgaccgtgaaatgcatggaaatgactgtgaagtgaaacgaattgaccgtgaaatgcatggaaatgaccatgaagtgaagtaaaatcgccgaaattgaccgtgaaatgcatggaaatgaccgtgaagtgaagggaattgaccgtgaaatgcatggaaatgaccatgaagtgaaggaaattgatcacaaaatgcatggaatttactgtgaagtgaagggaattgaccgtgaaatgaattgagttgaccgcgaagtgaatgaaattgaccacgaagtgaatgaaatgaattttcaaccatcgacctgatggaatcttggaaaataaccaacttagttggctaaagtagattctcctacccccaaaatcatatggtacgcctagtaactaattttggtttagaagatattcttgttgtatgaataaggaaggaaatgaaaaaaacaagagagaatattttttttatctgcatatatatatatatatatgtatgtatgtgttagagaaaaatgtaggtagaataaagttcttcatgtaaaaaataaaaataaaaattaaaaaaaaaaagagagaaaaaagtgcatagtactttggttatggctacggttatagtccgtagcTATAGGCACAGTTCTGATCCAGTcaaccaacttttttttttttaatctttttcctTATTGTAATCCCCgaccgatttttgtgggtccctttatgaggtatgtattatatccaaaccgtccatctattttgcgaacttatattaaagcttgagacgaaaaataagacaaatctagttatcaagtggaccacagtgtaAAAGGTAGTGGAGGATCCAACCTctagcattgaaacccttttaagggtaaTAAAagtttttagatcattatgaaatttgtttttaatcTTCATttaagtatttgtgaccttatgaatagtattcattggatggaaaataaatgttatggtaagcttaattttctgctgctctttgtggtgtggtttagTTGATTTTTGTATatgatttttcctttttcttttaataatgctccgaaatgtCCTCGAAACATAGGTGAAcgttgtgaatataataaataaataactgtggggcatataactttgatatcttttgaactgttcgtaccgcccggagttcgaggagcgtcagcgcaaTCGATCTGCTTGATGGAAAAAACAGGGGTATTTTTAACCTTTGTCAGCTCATCCGAACATGtggggcttattctggtaagTTAAAAAGAAATGAGTTTCAAAagataaatgggccataaatgggtcgtacagtggtaaatttctcctgCCCAATGCCCTTCCGTCAAAATGCTCAGCTGTCCACCAGTTAGAACGAGTTCTTGTGAAAACTTATTGAAAACTCATAATAGCTGATGTTAATCCAAAatatgaatggtccatgtgatgaagCACCCTATGAGACTCTCAGGGCTCAACttttacattgatccaaaacttccatgggccaaagagaaagaaaatattttcctcccttgattttcatctcactttgctatggcccaccatagtttcaGATCAGGGCGAAAATTAATCACTGGTGTTTAATGGGATGTTTCATGTGCAtgaaccgttcggattagaggctTATGACACATGGGGAAAGGTACGCACGTGCGcacgtgcacaggtgagcatgcctatGTACGATTAACACCTAAgccactcccgttttcaaagcATAAAAAAAGGAAACATTGCGATCACACCCAACCGTTTTGGGGAGGAGCAGAGGAGGGCGGTCGTTGCagacagagagagattgcagagagggagggcgatcgttgcagacagagagagattgcagagagggagagtgcgtttctccatcttcccctctttttaaaaaaccgaccgttgagcctgtaagtggcttactgggaagtgacttctcacgcCCATCGCCCTGCAATTTTTTGGTTGATTTGCCtgcaagtgacttacaggtgaattttctcccccaaacaccacctgtaagtgacttccctgtaagtcacttcccacttacccaacttacaggcatccaaacaggccctaagattttGAAATTGGGGGGCATTCAGGCTAGGGTTTTGAAATTGGGATCTTTTGCGTGGGGAATTCGGGCTAGGGTTTTGAAATTGGGATCTTTTGTGTGGGGAAGTCGGGCTAGGTTTTTCAAATTGGGATCTTTTGTGTGGGGAATTCGGGCCAGGGTTTTCAAATAGGGActtcttcttttcaaaaatttcgagctggtattttttttttttttttttttttccgtattATAATTCGAAGGATGCTATTCTGGACTTATGCAAAGCCAAAACAATGGAAAAACTAAGTTTGGATTTTGGTTCTCTTCTCTTGAAATAGGAAATCAATTCAAGCTTGGCAGTGGGGAAAAGGTTACACAGATTGGGCAGGAGAAGTTGGATttctatttgtttttgttttttagaagAATCAAGAATCCATCAACCAGAATTTTCATATTCATatcaggaaaaagaagaagaagaagaagagactaaATAATTGGGTCTTGGAGTTGAGATTTTTGAAGAAATAATCAATGGGTAAGAACGATTTCCTCACGCCAAAGGCAATTGCCAACCGAATCAAAGCAAAAGGTCTTCAGAAGCTGCGTTGGTATTGCCAGATGTGCCAAAAACAATGCCGTGATGAGAATGGCTTCAAATGCCACTGCATGAGTGAGAGCCACCAGCGCCAGATGCAGGTCTTTGGCCAGAACCCTAACCGCATCATCGACGGCTACTCGGAGGAGTTCGAGGCGATGTTCCTTGAGCACATGAAGCGGAGCCACCGTTTCAGTCGTGTTGCTGCCACCGTCGTCTACAATGAGTACATTGCAGACCGCCACCACATCCACATGAACTCAACACAATGGGCTACGCTCACAGAATTTGTCAAGTACTTGGGCCGCACCGGGAAGTGCAAGGTCGACGAGACACCGAAAGGGTGGTTCATGACATACATTGACCACGACTCAGAGACTTTGTTCAAGGAACGACTCAAGAACAAACGGATGAAGTCGGACATCGTGGAGGAGGAGAGACAAGAGCAGGAGATCAAGAAGCAGATCGAGCTGGCTGAAAAATTAATGCCAGCATCGAGAAATGTATCTGATGAGAAATCCGAGCCACTGCCTTTGCAATCGGAGCCGATTGGCAAGATTGCTTTCTCACTTGGGTCGTCTTCGAAATCGGTTTCCATGGAGAATTCTAAAAGCTCTAAACCAGTGTTTGAAGAATTGGAAACTGAGGCTAAGGCAAACAAGATTAAAAATGGGGATAACCGGATAAAGGTTGGTGGTGTCTCAGCTTTGGATGATTTGATGAAAGAGCAGGAAATGGCGAAGGAGCGTAGCAACCGTAAAGATTACTGGCTATGCGAAGGAATAGTTGTGAAAGTCATGAGTAAAGGGTTGGCTGAGAAGGGGTATTATAAGCAGAAGGGGGTGGTTGTTAAGGTTATCGACAAATATGTTGGAGAGATTGAGATGCTTGATAGCAAGCATGTGCTTAGGATTGATCAAGAAGAGCTGGAAACAGTGATTCCACAGATCGGGGGTCTTGTGAGGATAGTGAATGGAGCATATCGGGGGTCGAATGCGAGGTTATTGTCAGTGGACACTAACAACTTCTGTGCTAAGGTTCAAGTAGAGAAGGGTATATATGACGGGCGAGTGCTTCAAGCAGTAGACTACGAGGATATTTGCAAGGTTATGTAACAAGCTTGCTGAAATGGTGGTTGTAGGTTTTCTGATCAAGGCAGTTGGTTGAGGACAATTTGATTGGGTATTTCTTTTATCGACTTATTTGGTAACAGTTTCCTACCTCTGGAAATCTACTACTTTTGTCTTATGTTCATCATTTGCTCAAAAGATTGGCAATGCCGTCATCAGTTTGTTTCTGAACGCACTACATTGCATT of the Magnolia sinica isolate HGM2019 chromosome 7, MsV1, whole genome shotgun sequence genome contains:
- the LOC131251325 gene encoding KIN17-like protein, encoding MGKNDFLTPKAIANRIKAKGLQKLRWYCQMCQKQCRDENGFKCHCMSESHQRQMQVFGQNPNRIIDGYSEEFEAMFLEHMKRSHRFSRVAATVVYNEYIADRHHIHMNSTQWATLTEFVKYLGRTGKCKVDETPKGWFMTYIDHDSETLFKERLKNKRMKSDIVEEERQEQEIKKQIELAEKLMPASRNVSDEKSEPLPLQSEPIGKIAFSLGSSSKSVSMENSKSSKPVFEELETEAKANKIKNGDNRIKVGGVSALDDLMKEQEMAKERSNRKDYWLCEGIVVKVMSKGLAEKGYYKQKGVVVKVIDKYVGEIEMLDSKHVLRIDQEELETVIPQIGGLVRIVNGAYRGSNARLLSVDTNNFCAKVQVEKGIYDGRVLQAVDYEDICKVM